A single Agromyces sp. CF514 DNA region contains:
- a CDS encoding PPOX class F420-dependent oxidoreductase encodes MTNELDDHATRILAAPVFGHLATVRPGGGVQVNPMWFEHDAESGTIRFTHTTKRAKFRNLQADPNMTLEALDPENPHRYVEVRGRLAEVIPDPEGAFYVRLGQRYGDPHAQAPADSADRVILVMDIEKVNGR; translated from the coding sequence ATGACCAACGAACTCGACGATCACGCCACCCGCATCCTCGCTGCGCCCGTCTTCGGACACCTCGCGACGGTGCGACCCGGCGGCGGCGTGCAGGTGAACCCGATGTGGTTCGAGCACGACGCCGAATCCGGCACCATCCGCTTCACGCACACGACGAAGCGTGCGAAGTTCCGCAACCTGCAGGCCGACCCGAACATGACGCTCGAGGCGCTCGACCCCGAGAACCCGCACCGCTACGTCGAGGTCCGCGGACGGCTCGCCGAGGTGATTCCCGACCCCGAGGGCGCGTTCTACGTGCGCCTCGGGCAGCGCTACGGCGACCCGCACGCCCAGGCGCCGGCCGACAGTGCCGACCGGGTGATTCTCGTCATGGACATCGAGAAGGTCAACGGGCGCTGA
- a CDS encoding LacI family DNA-binding transcriptional regulator — protein MTTTTGPGTAPGRRRAPSMADVAREANVSGQTVSRVSNGRDNVDAATRDRVLAAMAKLGYRPNSAARALRTGRFRSIGVIMFTLSSFGNMRTLDAITTAASDAGYSLTLIPVPHPTKGELSVAFDRLADAAVDGVILVVEAHLLDESDVELPDGLPVVIIDASGDERFPGVDTDQAHGARLAVQHLLDLGHETVWHLAGPERSYSATRRRDAWAATLAEHGASAPPVLVGDWSTEAGYEFGLELAANPAVTAVFAANDQMALGVLRAMHETGRAVPGDVSVVGFDDMSESSSFWPPLTTVHQYFGEVGRRSVEALLHEVEAGERRGNSLVDVELVVRQSTAAPRR, from the coding sequence ATGACGACGACCACAGGCCCGGGCACCGCCCCCGGCCGCCGCCGTGCGCCGTCGATGGCCGACGTCGCGCGCGAGGCCAACGTGTCCGGCCAGACCGTGTCACGTGTGTCGAACGGCCGCGACAACGTCGACGCCGCGACGCGCGACCGCGTGCTCGCCGCGATGGCCAAGCTCGGCTACCGCCCGAACAGCGCCGCCAGGGCCCTGCGCACGGGCCGCTTCCGCAGCATCGGCGTCATCATGTTCACCCTCTCGAGCTTCGGCAACATGCGCACCCTCGACGCCATCACCACCGCCGCGAGCGACGCGGGCTACTCGCTCACGCTCATCCCCGTGCCGCACCCCACGAAGGGCGAGCTCTCGGTCGCCTTCGACCGGCTCGCCGACGCCGCTGTCGACGGGGTCATCCTCGTGGTCGAGGCGCACCTGCTCGACGAGTCCGACGTCGAGCTGCCCGACGGCCTGCCCGTCGTGATCATCGACGCCTCGGGCGACGAGCGCTTCCCCGGCGTCGACACCGACCAGGCGCACGGCGCGCGCCTCGCCGTGCAGCACCTGCTCGACCTCGGCCACGAGACCGTCTGGCATCTCGCCGGCCCCGAGCGGTCGTACTCGGCCACGCGCCGACGCGACGCCTGGGCGGCGACGCTCGCCGAGCACGGGGCATCCGCACCGCCCGTGCTCGTCGGCGACTGGTCGACCGAGGCCGGCTACGAGTTCGGGCTCGAGCTCGCCGCGAACCCGGCCGTGACCGCCGTGTTCGCCGCCAACGACCAGATGGCGCTCGGCGTGCTGCGCGCCATGCACGAGACGGGCCGCGCCGTGCCGGGCGACGTGAGCGTCGTCGGCTTCGACGACATGTCCGAGTCGAGCAGCTTCTGGCCGCCGCTGACGACCGTGCACCAGTACTTCGGCGAGGTCGGCCGCCGATCGGTGGAGGCCCTGCTGCACGAGGTCGAGGCAGGCGAACGCCGCGGTAATTCGCTCGTCGACGTCGAACTCGTGGTCCGGCAGAGCACCGCCGCGCCGCGCCGCTGA
- a CDS encoding epoxide hydrolase family protein, with amino-acid sequence MNSAADTTASTSATDIRPFIVDVPQADLDDLADRLARTRLPQPAPGDDWATGTPNHYLRDAVEQWKAFDWRAVEARLNAVPHFIAEVDGQPIHFIHVVSPHADATPLLLAHTYPGSSADYLDVIDRLVDPVAYGGRAEDAFSVVIPDAPGFGFSNPVRESGWTMSRVARAYDALMRRLGYERYGVHGSDNGAMVARELGLLEPEGFLGLHVLQLFSFPSGDPSEFERLEPADYAGLEHMQWFQKVGGYNTMNASRPQTVAAGLSDSPVGLLAYSELFESFGNGTSMVPLEKILTAVSIAWFTNSAAGMSRAYYENAQVEAKPVVNHARTGVAVFADDFQTIRVFAERDNDTIVHWSRFAEGGHFAALEVPDVLAADIAAFFAGQR; translated from the coding sequence ATGAACAGCGCAGCCGACACCACCGCATCCACGTCCGCCACCGACATCCGCCCCTTCATCGTCGACGTGCCGCAGGCCGACCTCGACGACCTCGCCGATCGCCTCGCGCGCACCCGGCTCCCCCAGCCCGCCCCCGGCGACGACTGGGCCACCGGCACCCCGAACCACTACCTGCGCGACGCCGTCGAGCAGTGGAAGGCGTTCGACTGGCGCGCGGTCGAGGCCCGGCTCAACGCCGTGCCGCACTTCATCGCCGAGGTCGACGGGCAGCCGATCCACTTCATCCACGTCGTCTCGCCGCACGCCGACGCGACGCCGCTGCTGCTCGCGCACACCTATCCGGGCTCGTCGGCCGACTACCTCGACGTCATCGACCGCCTCGTCGACCCGGTCGCGTACGGCGGGCGTGCCGAAGACGCCTTCAGCGTCGTGATCCCGGATGCCCCGGGCTTCGGGTTCTCGAACCCGGTGCGCGAGTCGGGCTGGACCATGTCGCGGGTGGCCCGCGCGTACGACGCGCTCATGCGCCGACTCGGCTACGAGCGCTACGGCGTGCACGGCTCGGACAACGGCGCGATGGTCGCCCGAGAGCTCGGGCTGCTCGAGCCCGAGGGCTTCCTCGGCCTGCACGTGCTGCAGCTCTTCTCGTTCCCGTCGGGCGACCCGAGCGAGTTCGAGCGCCTCGAGCCCGCCGACTACGCGGGCCTCGAGCACATGCAGTGGTTCCAGAAGGTCGGCGGGTACAACACCATGAACGCGTCGCGGCCGCAGACCGTCGCGGCCGGGCTCAGCGACTCGCCCGTCGGGCTGCTCGCCTACAGCGAGCTGTTCGAGTCCTTCGGCAACGGTACGTCGATGGTGCCGCTCGAGAAGATCCTCACGGCCGTCAGCATCGCCTGGTTCACCAACTCCGCCGCGGGCATGAGCCGGGCGTACTACGAGAACGCGCAGGTCGAGGCCAAGCCCGTCGTGAACCACGCCCGCACCGGCGTCGCCGTCTTCGCCGACGACTTCCAGACCATCAGGGTCTTCGCCGAGCGCGACAACGACACCATCGTGCACTGGAGCCGGTTCGCCGAGGGCGGGCACTTCGCCGCGCTCGAGGTGCCCGACGTGCTCGCGGCCGACATCGCGGCGTTCTTCGCGGGGCAGCGCTGA
- a CDS encoding sugar ABC transporter substrate-binding protein, with product MRISRSTVRRGLSVVAAAALIGTLAACSSGDGGSGSDAGGSASDLDAALEAGGKLTYWSWTPSAEAQVAAFEKAYPKVDVELVNAGTNTEEYTKLQNAIKAGSGAPDVVQIEYYAIPQFALSDSLVDLSQYGLDSLEDQFSASTWGAVNVGDQLVGLPQDSGPMALFYNKKVFDEFGIAVPTTWDEYVQAAKDLHAADPTKYITADTGDSGFTTSMIWQAGGRPFSADGTDVTIDLADEGTQKWTGVWNQLIEGGLLSDTPGWSDEWYKGLGDGSIASLVIGAWMPGVLESSVPDAAGDWAVAPMPTYDGTPVAAENGGGGQSVTKQSENPALAAAFLRWLNSDPASIDVFLQSGGFPSTTAELSDPDFLAYESDYFGGQKINEVLTQASKDVSTGWQYLPYQVYANSIFGDTVGQAYANGSDLDDALANWQDQLVSYGNDQGFSVNE from the coding sequence ATGCGCATCTCTCGTTCCACGGTCAGGCGCGGCCTCTCGGTCGTCGCGGCCGCAGCGCTCATCGGCACGCTCGCCGCGTGCTCCTCGGGCGACGGCGGCAGCGGCTCCGACGCCGGCGGCTCGGCCTCCGACCTCGACGCGGCCCTCGAGGCCGGCGGAAAGCTCACCTACTGGAGCTGGACCCCCAGCGCCGAGGCCCAGGTCGCCGCGTTCGAGAAGGCCTACCCGAAGGTCGACGTCGAACTCGTCAACGCGGGCACGAACACCGAGGAGTACACCAAGCTCCAGAACGCGATCAAGGCCGGCTCCGGCGCACCCGACGTCGTGCAGATCGAGTACTACGCCATTCCGCAGTTCGCCCTCTCGGACTCGCTCGTCGACCTGAGCCAGTACGGGCTCGACAGCCTCGAGGACCAGTTCAGCGCCTCGACCTGGGGCGCCGTGAACGTCGGCGACCAGCTCGTCGGCCTGCCGCAGGACTCGGGCCCCATGGCCCTGTTCTACAACAAGAAGGTCTTCGACGAGTTCGGCATCGCCGTGCCGACCACGTGGGACGAGTACGTGCAGGCGGCGAAGGACCTGCACGCCGCAGACCCGACGAAGTACATCACCGCCGACACCGGCGACTCGGGCTTCACGACGAGCATGATCTGGCAGGCCGGCGGCCGCCCGTTCTCGGCCGACGGCACGGACGTGACCATCGACCTCGCCGACGAGGGCACCCAGAAGTGGACCGGCGTCTGGAACCAGCTCATCGAGGGCGGCCTGCTCTCGGACACCCCCGGCTGGAGCGACGAGTGGTACAAGGGCCTCGGCGACGGCTCGATCGCCTCGCTCGTGATCGGCGCCTGGATGCCGGGCGTGCTCGAGTCGAGCGTGCCCGACGCGGCCGGCGACTGGGCGGTCGCCCCGATGCCGACCTATGACGGAACCCCCGTCGCCGCCGAGAACGGCGGCGGCGGCCAGTCGGTCACCAAGCAGTCCGAGAACCCGGCGCTCGCCGCGGCGTTCCTGCGCTGGCTGAACTCCGACCCGGCTTCGATCGACGTGTTCCTGCAGTCGGGCGGGTTCCCGTCGACCACGGCCGAGCTGAGCGACCCCGACTTCCTCGCCTACGAGTCGGACTACTTCGGCGGCCAGAAGATCAACGAGGTGCTCACGCAGGCCTCGAAGGACGTCTCGACCGGCTGGCAGTACCTGCCCTACCAGGTCTACGCGAACAGCATCTTCGGCGACACCGTCGGCCAGGCGTACGCCAACGGCTCCGACCTGGACGACGCCCTCGCGAACTGGCAGGACCAGCTCGTGTCGTACGGCAACGACCAGGGCTTCAGCGTCAACGAGTAG
- a CDS encoding carbohydrate ABC transporter permease, translating into MTTTSVPAATRSTAAPAAPPPRRRTRARSEWKGLAFVAPFLVVFLLVFIAPVAYSIHLSLYREQLVGGNAFVGFENYLALFGDPQFWEGFGRVTLFLLIQVPVMLGLALVAALAIDSARLHASGFFRIVIFLPYAVPAVVAVLMWGFIYGDNFGLAANLNDWLGSTIVTPFAREWILVSIGNIVTWEFVGYNMLIFYSALKVIPTDLYEAAELDGAGPMRVVTGIKLPALRGAIVIATIFSIIGSFQLFNEPNILRTLAPNIITTYFTPNMYAYNLSFNGQQYNASATVAIVMGVFTAVIAYVVQLRGSRKEER; encoded by the coding sequence ATGACAACGACGTCCGTACCCGCGGCGACACGGTCGACCGCGGCACCCGCAGCACCGCCGCCCCGCCGGCGAACCCGCGCCCGCAGCGAATGGAAGGGCCTCGCGTTCGTCGCCCCGTTCCTCGTCGTGTTCCTGCTCGTCTTCATCGCGCCGGTCGCCTACTCGATCCATCTCAGCCTCTACCGCGAGCAGCTCGTGGGCGGCAACGCGTTCGTCGGCTTCGAGAACTACCTCGCGCTCTTCGGCGACCCGCAGTTCTGGGAGGGCTTCGGCCGCGTCACCCTGTTCCTGCTCATCCAGGTGCCGGTCATGCTCGGCCTCGCGCTCGTCGCGGCCCTCGCGATCGACAGCGCCCGCCTGCACGCATCCGGCTTCTTCCGCATCGTGATCTTCCTGCCCTACGCCGTGCCCGCCGTCGTGGCGGTGCTCATGTGGGGCTTCATCTACGGCGACAACTTCGGCCTCGCCGCGAACCTCAACGACTGGCTCGGCTCGACGATCGTCACGCCGTTCGCCCGCGAGTGGATCCTCGTCTCGATCGGCAACATCGTGACCTGGGAGTTCGTCGGCTACAACATGCTCATCTTCTACTCGGCGCTCAAGGTCATCCCGACCGACCTCTACGAGGCCGCCGAGCTCGACGGGGCCGGCCCGATGCGCGTCGTCACGGGCATCAAGCTCCCGGCACTGCGCGGAGCGATCGTGATCGCGACGATCTTCTCGATCATCGGCAGCTTCCAGCTCTTCAACGAGCCGAACATCCTGCGCACGCTCGCGCCGAACATCATCACGACCTACTTCACGCCGAACATGTACGCCTACAACCTCTCGTTCAACGGCCAGCAGTACAACGCCTCGGCCACGGTCGCGATCGTCATGGGCGTGTTCACCGCCGTGATCGCCTACGTCGTGCAGCTGCGCGGCTCGCGGAAGGAAGAGCGATGA
- a CDS encoding carbohydrate ABC transporter permease, which produces MSTMTEVMTTTDAAAGRSSGARRRRAYRPKYSSPLRPRKSVAFTLLMGIFVVYSLVPLIWLVINATKTQGDLFSSFGLWFGDDFVLFQNIWETLTYNDGIFVRWLGNTLLYVVVGAGGATLLATLAGYGLAKFRFTGRKAVFAVVLGAIAVPGTALAVPTFLMFSQLGLTNTPWAIIIPSLISPFGLYLIWVYAVDSVPTELLEAARMDGAGEFRTFFTISIRLLAPGIVTVLLFTVVATWNNYFLPLIMLSDPTWYPLTVGLNQWSAQASGVAAQPIYNLVITGSLLTIVPIVVAFLGLQRFWQSGLSAGSVKQ; this is translated from the coding sequence ATGAGCACCATGACCGAGGTCATGACCACGACGGATGCCGCGGCCGGCCGTTCCTCCGGAGCCCGCCGCCGGCGCGCCTACCGCCCGAAGTACTCGTCGCCGCTCCGCCCGCGCAAGTCGGTCGCGTTCACGCTGCTCATGGGCATCTTCGTCGTCTACAGCCTCGTGCCGCTCATCTGGCTCGTGATCAACGCCACGAAGACGCAAGGCGACCTGTTCTCGAGCTTCGGACTCTGGTTCGGCGACGACTTCGTGCTGTTCCAGAACATCTGGGAGACGTTGACGTACAACGACGGCATCTTCGTGCGCTGGCTCGGGAACACGCTGCTCTACGTCGTGGTCGGCGCGGGCGGGGCGACCCTGCTCGCGACGCTCGCCGGGTACGGGCTCGCGAAGTTCCGCTTCACGGGGCGCAAGGCCGTGTTCGCCGTCGTGCTCGGCGCGATCGCCGTGCCCGGCACCGCGCTTGCGGTGCCGACGTTCCTCATGTTCAGCCAGCTCGGCCTCACGAACACGCCGTGGGCGATCATCATCCCGTCGCTCATCAGCCCCTTCGGCCTCTACCTGATCTGGGTGTACGCGGTCGACTCGGTGCCCACCGAACTGCTCGAGGCGGCCCGCATGGACGGCGCGGGGGAGTTCCGCACGTTCTTCACGATCTCGATCCGCCTGCTCGCGCCCGGCATCGTCACGGTGCTGCTGTTCACCGTCGTCGCGACGTGGAACAACTACTTCCTGCCGCTGATCATGCTGAGCGACCCGACCTGGTACCCCCTCACGGTCGGCCTCAACCAGTGGAGCGCGCAGGCCTCGGGCGTCGCCGCGCAGCCCATCTACAACCTGGTGATCACGGGCTCGCTGCTCACGATCGTCCCCATCGTCGTCGCGTTCCTCGGCCTGCAGCGGTTCTGGCAGTCGGGGCTCAGCGCCGGAAGCGTCAAGCAGTGA
- a CDS encoding YafY family protein, translated as MTDTAGRLLALLGLLQSRPSWSGPELAERLGVTTRTIRNDVERLRALDYPVAATRGSIGGYRLGAGGRLPPLLLDDEEAVAVAIGLRAATGVAGVAESSRRALAKLEQVLPPRLRPTVEAFATVVDNAPANNDTDAPDPEVDPEVLRAIATAIRSVEWLRFDYGDRGDGDRGDDRSDVPRLVEPYRLLSWLRRWYLVARDPESGEWDVFRADRMRPRMPTRRRFDPRLVPGGDYTAFTMRQVAVSGWIVHARLRIAAPASAVLERIHSAVGIVEAVSPDESMLVTGADSLDTIAAYIGMLGMDFTVESPPELRDLLRVYADRYRRAADAASVT; from the coding sequence ATGACGGACACGGCCGGTCGCCTGCTGGCCCTGCTCGGCCTGCTGCAGTCGCGCCCGTCGTGGTCGGGGCCCGAGCTCGCCGAGCGGCTCGGCGTCACCACGCGCACGATCCGCAACGACGTCGAGCGCCTGCGCGCGCTCGACTACCCCGTCGCCGCGACGCGCGGCTCCATCGGCGGGTACCGGCTCGGCGCGGGCGGGCGCCTGCCGCCGCTGCTGCTCGACGACGAGGAGGCCGTGGCGGTGGCGATCGGCCTGCGCGCCGCCACCGGGGTCGCCGGGGTCGCCGAGTCGAGCCGCCGCGCGCTCGCCAAGCTCGAGCAGGTGCTGCCGCCGCGCCTGCGACCCACCGTCGAGGCCTTCGCGACGGTCGTCGACAACGCTCCGGCGAACAACGACACCGATGCCCCCGACCCCGAGGTCGACCCCGAGGTGCTGCGCGCGATCGCGACGGCGATCCGCTCGGTCGAGTGGCTGCGGTTCGACTACGGCGACCGTGGCGACGGCGACCGCGGCGACGATCGCAGCGACGTGCCGCGCCTCGTCGAGCCGTACCGGCTGCTGTCCTGGCTCCGCCGCTGGTACCTCGTCGCACGCGACCCGGAATCGGGGGAGTGGGACGTCTTCCGCGCCGACCGCATGCGCCCGCGCATGCCCACGCGGCGCCGGTTCGATCCGCGGCTCGTGCCCGGCGGCGACTACACGGCGTTCACCATGCGGCAGGTCGCGGTGAGCGGATGGATCGTGCACGCGCGCCTGCGCATCGCGGCACCGGCCTCGGCCGTGCTCGAGCGCATCCACTCCGCGGTCGGCATCGTCGAGGCGGTCTCGCCCGACGAGTCGATGCTGGTGACCGGCGCCGACAGCCTCGACACGATCGCGGCCTACATCGGCATGCTCGGCATGGACTTCACGGTCGAGTCGCCGCCCGAGCTGCGCGACCTGCTGCGCGTCTACGCCGATCGCTATCGCAGGGCGGCCGACGCGGCATCCGTCACCTGA
- a CDS encoding beta-galactosidase family protein produces the protein MTAQPPQSRFAIGETDFELDGAPFRVLSGALHYFRVHPDLWADRIRKARLMGLNTIETYVAWNRHAPHPGEWDASGGLDLGRFLDLVAAEGMHAIVRPGPYICAEWDNGGLPAWLFRDREVGIRRSEPRYLEAVTEYLRNVYEIVVPRQVDTGGSVVLVQIENEYGAYGSDKRYLEHLVDVTRAAGITVPLTTIDQPTPQMLADGSLPGLHLTGSFGSRTLERLETLREFQSTGPLVCMEFWCGWFDDWGSHHHTTDAAASAHELDLLLAAGGSVNIYMFHGGTNFGLTNGANDKGRYAPITTSYDYDAPLDEAGHPTEKFWAFREVISRYAPVPDEVPDAAAPAPVLEAPLAVGPSLLSAAEAGELGVDERHDRVPTFDALEHYRGLALFATALEGSPDAPGVLTVGEEVRDRAWVLLDGVPVGVMSRDAHERSIVLPRTHGELAILVEDQGRVDYGTRLGEHKGLIGGVELDGVELTGWRVRPIDLERVPAVVGERAAVAHDSVPVAGPAFAHATLELAAPADLFLDTLHWGKGLVWVNGFLLGRYWRRGPQRTLIVPAPVTRAGANEVVVLEFEGFADPVVRTLAAADLGHTEI, from the coding sequence GTGACCGCCCAGCCTCCCCAGAGCCGCTTCGCGATCGGCGAGACCGACTTCGAACTCGACGGAGCCCCGTTCCGCGTGCTCTCGGGTGCGCTCCACTACTTCCGCGTGCACCCCGACCTGTGGGCCGATCGCATCCGCAAGGCGCGGCTCATGGGCCTGAACACGATCGAGACCTACGTCGCCTGGAACCGGCACGCCCCGCACCCGGGCGAGTGGGACGCCTCGGGCGGACTCGACCTCGGCCGGTTCCTCGATCTCGTCGCCGCCGAGGGCATGCACGCGATCGTGCGCCCCGGTCCGTACATCTGCGCCGAGTGGGACAACGGCGGCCTGCCCGCGTGGCTGTTCCGCGACCGCGAGGTCGGCATCCGCCGCTCGGAGCCGCGCTACCTCGAGGCCGTGACCGAGTACCTGCGGAACGTCTACGAGATCGTCGTGCCGCGTCAGGTCGACACTGGCGGCTCGGTGGTGCTCGTGCAGATCGAGAACGAGTACGGCGCCTACGGATCCGACAAGCGCTACCTCGAGCACCTCGTCGACGTCACGCGCGCGGCCGGCATCACCGTGCCGCTCACGACCATCGACCAACCGACGCCGCAGATGCTCGCCGACGGCAGCCTGCCCGGACTGCACCTCACGGGCTCGTTCGGCTCGCGCACGCTCGAGCGCCTCGAGACGCTCCGCGAGTTCCAGTCGACCGGCCCGCTCGTCTGCATGGAGTTCTGGTGCGGCTGGTTCGACGACTGGGGCTCGCACCACCACACGACGGATGCCGCGGCATCCGCCCACGAACTGGACCTGCTGCTCGCCGCCGGGGGGTCGGTGAACATCTACATGTTCCACGGAGGCACGAACTTCGGGCTCACGAACGGCGCGAACGACAAGGGACGTTACGCGCCGATCACGACGAGCTACGACTACGACGCCCCGCTCGACGAGGCCGGGCACCCGACCGAGAAGTTCTGGGCGTTCCGCGAGGTGATCTCGCGGTACGCGCCGGTGCCCGACGAGGTTCCGGATGCCGCGGCTCCGGCGCCCGTGCTCGAGGCACCGCTCGCCGTGGGGCCGTCGCTGCTGTCGGCGGCCGAGGCGGGCGAGCTCGGCGTCGACGAGCGGCACGATCGCGTGCCGACGTTCGATGCGCTCGAGCACTATCGAGGACTCGCCCTGTTCGCGACCGCGCTCGAGGGATCGCCCGACGCTCCCGGCGTCCTCACCGTCGGTGAAGAGGTGCGCGACCGCGCCTGGGTGCTGCTCGACGGCGTGCCCGTCGGCGTGATGTCGCGCGACGCGCACGAGCGCTCGATCGTGCTGCCTCGCACGCACGGCGAGCTCGCGATCCTCGTTGAGGACCAGGGACGCGTCGACTACGGCACGCGCCTCGGCGAGCACAAGGGCCTCATCGGCGGAGTCGAGCTCGACGGCGTCGAGCTCACGGGCTGGCGCGTCCGGCCGATCGACCTCGAGCGCGTGCCCGCCGTCGTCGGCGAGCGTGCAGCAGTCGCGCACGATTCCGTGCCCGTCGCGGGCCCCGCGTTCGCGCACGCAACGCTCGAACTCGCCGCGCCCGCCGACCTGTTCCTCGACACGCTGCACTGGGGCAAGGGCCTCGTGTGGGTCAACGGGTTCCTGCTCGGGCGGTACTGGCGTCGCGGCCCGCAGCGCACGCTCATCGTGCCGGCGCCCGTGACGCGAGCCGGGGCGAACGAGGTCGTCGTGCTCGAGTTCGAGGGCTTCGCCGACCCGGTGGTGCGCACGCTCGCCGCGGCCGACCTCGGCCACACCGAGATCTGA
- a CDS encoding TetR/AcrR family transcriptional regulator, with the protein MQQSRTRGRPRNTEADRAILEATRDLLVADGYDALTMQAIADRAGVARQTVYRRWPSKSRLVADMMLDGRFAVGFEAPTDAAGGRAHDRSGSTAPDAVRAWLHAAALQVEDAEQVAVIRALASVAAENDDDGRLYAAFTAPGRAHLVGLLRAGVGAGDLRADADLDAAADAMIGAVLFTALTRTPARPGSLDALADVLISGLAAR; encoded by the coding sequence GTGCAGCAGAGTCGAACGAGAGGGCGCCCGCGCAACACCGAGGCCGATCGAGCGATCCTCGAGGCGACGCGCGACCTGCTCGTCGCCGACGGCTACGACGCGCTCACCATGCAGGCCATCGCCGATCGGGCGGGCGTCGCACGCCAGACCGTCTACCGGCGCTGGCCGTCGAAATCGCGGCTCGTCGCCGACATGATGCTCGACGGGCGGTTCGCGGTCGGGTTCGAGGCGCCGACGGATGCCGCGGGCGGCCGCGCCCACGACCGGTCGGGCTCGACCGCGCCCGACGCCGTGCGGGCCTGGCTGCACGCCGCAGCGCTGCAGGTGGAGGACGCCGAGCAGGTCGCCGTGATCCGGGCGCTCGCGTCGGTCGCCGCCGAGAACGACGACGACGGCCGCCTCTACGCCGCGTTCACGGCACCCGGGCGCGCGCACCTCGTCGGGCTGCTGCGCGCGGGCGTCGGGGCCGGAGACCTCCGCGCCGACGCGGATCTCGACGCCGCGGCCGACGCCATGATCGGCGCCGTGCTCTTCACCGCGCTCACGCGCACGCCCGCGCGCCCCGGCAGCCTCGATGCCCTGGCCGACGTGCTCATCT
- a CDS encoding SDR family oxidoreductase, giving the protein MQKDVAVVIGVGGMGLAIARRIANGRRVVLADFNLATLEAAAAQLTGEGHDVVTRRVDVSDRASVAELADAAAAAGRVTHVAHTAGLSPMQAPTQAILSVDLLGVAHVLDEFPRVIAPGGAGVVISSMSAYFAAPTLPAELGAALATTPTDELLALSFLAGLPNPGAAYSVAKRANQLRVAAASVAWGEHGARINSISPGVISTPMGQEELAGDSGEQMRGMVAASAAKRLGTPDDIAAAAAFLLDPQVASFISGIDLLVDGGTVAGVNARGLLG; this is encoded by the coding sequence ATGCAGAAGGACGTCGCCGTCGTCATCGGTGTCGGAGGAATGGGGCTCGCGATCGCGAGGCGCATCGCGAACGGGCGACGGGTGGTGCTCGCCGACTTCAACCTCGCGACGCTCGAAGCCGCCGCCGCGCAGCTCACGGGCGAGGGCCACGACGTGGTCACGCGCCGCGTCGACGTCTCCGACCGCGCCTCGGTCGCGGAGCTCGCGGATGCCGCGGCCGCTGCCGGGCGCGTCACCCACGTCGCCCACACCGCCGGGCTCTCGCCCATGCAGGCGCCGACGCAGGCCATCCTCTCCGTCGACCTGCTCGGCGTCGCGCACGTGCTCGACGAGTTCCCGCGCGTGATCGCCCCCGGCGGTGCGGGCGTGGTCATCTCGAGCATGTCGGCGTACTTCGCCGCGCCCACCCTGCCGGCCGAGCTCGGCGCAGCGCTCGCGACGACGCCGACCGACGAGCTGCTCGCGCTGTCGTTCCTCGCCGGGCTGCCCAACCCGGGTGCCGCCTACAGCGTCGCGAAGCGGGCCAACCAGCTGCGCGTGGCCGCGGCATCCGTCGCCTGGGGCGAGCACGGCGCCCGCATCAACTCGATCAGCCCCGGCGTGATCTCGACGCCCATGGGGCAGGAGGAGCTCGCCGGCGACTCGGGCGAGCAGATGCGCGGCATGGTCGCCGCCTCGGCCGCGAAGCGCCTCGGCACGCCCGACGACATCGCCGCCGCGGCGGCGTTCCTGCTCGACCCGCAGGTCGCGAGCTTCATCAGCGGCATCGACCTGCTCGTCGACGGCGGCACGGTCGCGGGCGTGAACGCGCGAGGCCTGCTGGGCTGA